From a region of the Acidicapsa acidisoli genome:
- a CDS encoding response regulator: MSDVKASLLIVDDDPSIRDYLYEMFACMGHFVRTAEDGFHALHEMRASLPDILLSDLNMPRMSGFELLSVVRRRFPSIYVIAMSGDNPRSDIPNGVAADGFYEKASGVVALLEAVKSGVISDRLSIWASRKATPIWVPLSKRHSPDISQVFIGCPECLRAFPYASESRHSLQETTCAHCSAPINYAVVEQYASTM; this comes from the coding sequence GTGTCGGATGTCAAAGCATCTCTTCTGATCGTGGACGATGATCCGTCGATTCGCGATTACCTGTATGAGATGTTCGCCTGCATGGGGCACTTTGTGCGCACCGCGGAAGACGGATTCCACGCGCTACACGAGATGAGAGCGTCGCTTCCGGACATTCTGCTCTCTGATCTCAATATGCCTCGGATGTCGGGCTTTGAACTACTCTCGGTTGTCCGGCGCAGATTTCCATCCATCTACGTCATCGCCATGAGCGGCGACAACCCGCGCAGCGATATTCCCAATGGAGTTGCCGCAGACGGCTTCTATGAGAAGGCCTCGGGCGTGGTTGCGCTGCTTGAGGCGGTCAAAAGCGGGGTGATCTCCGATCGCCTCTCAATTTGGGCCTCGCGCAAGGCAACGCCGATTTGGGTTCCGCTCAGCAAGAGACATTCTCCCGACATCTCACAAGTCTTCATCGGCTGCCCGGAATGTCTAAGAGCGTTTCCCTATGCATCGGAGTCCCGCCACTCGCTTCAGGAAACAACCTGCGCTCACTGCTCCGCACCAATCAACTATGCGGTGGTCGAACAGTATGCTTCCACCATGTAA
- a CDS encoding NUDIX hydrolase, which yields MAQREFPSNPLVGVGAVVVDDRGRVLLIRRGTEPMKGHWSLPGGLLELGETLIAGVKREVLEETGLIVRPEAIVEVIDRIYRNSDSNESLVRYHYVVVDYWCRVISGEIQPSSDALEVAWVSRAEWKDTNFYSLESITVQVIEKGWQMAQEAGNYG from the coding sequence TTGGCGCAACGGGAGTTTCCCTCGAACCCGCTGGTCGGCGTGGGCGCCGTCGTGGTCGATGATCGCGGCCGGGTGCTGCTGATTAGACGCGGAACCGAGCCGATGAAGGGCCATTGGTCGCTTCCAGGAGGACTTCTGGAGCTGGGTGAGACCCTGATTGCCGGGGTTAAGCGCGAGGTTTTGGAGGAAACCGGGCTTATTGTGAGGCCTGAGGCTATCGTTGAGGTCATAGACCGCATCTATAGAAATAGCGATAGTAACGAATCGCTGGTTCGCTATCACTATGTAGTTGTGGATTACTGGTGTCGAGTGATTAGCGGCGAGATCCAGCCGTCAAGCGACGCGTTAGAAGTTGCCTGGGTAAGTCGAGCTGAGTGGAAGGATACGAATTTCTACTCGCTGGAATCCATTACTGTGCAGGTCATCGAAAAAGGATGGCAAATGGCACAAGAGGCAGGCAATTATGGCTAG
- a CDS encoding beta-propeller fold lactonase family protein, with the protein MRAKPVRRHNTVAFGLAMGTLALIGCRHRDFPEYPANYREYAYVTNGGSDTVSVFDVVNVRLDRVVPVGQNPTGVIANPKRNEVYVVNSGATPANGANGSVSVIDAEKNAVVATIPVHRQPYFLDVDPAGDLAYVANSGSNSVSVIDLKTRREIAVAGTGEGPGMARISPDGKSLIVTNRLGNSVSIFSAGGQDIPRIRKVIEGCPGATDAVILPDSTKAFVACSGGHQIMAIALARPAEAGAPARTDALEALLDVGRSPVHLALKPDGGELFVSNFDSDSISEVVTGTDEVGGAYLMGSHPVRGLVSSDNSLLYESNFRSQEISVYSIDDGKRTASIHVGDGPDALAFSATGNLLFAVDALSGDVAVIRTNNSSTTGTGLVPRSVFTLLPTGRSPNAIAEKAFRLQ; encoded by the coding sequence GTGAGGGCCAAGCCTGTGCGCCGCCACAATACTGTTGCCTTTGGGTTGGCGATGGGAACTCTTGCCCTAATCGGCTGCCGCCATCGCGATTTTCCTGAATACCCGGCAAATTATCGGGAATATGCCTACGTGACGAATGGCGGCAGCGACACCGTCTCTGTTTTCGATGTGGTCAATGTACGGCTGGACCGCGTGGTTCCAGTGGGACAGAACCCGACCGGGGTGATCGCAAACCCGAAGCGCAACGAAGTGTATGTCGTTAATTCAGGAGCTACCCCTGCAAATGGGGCTAACGGTTCTGTTTCCGTCATTGACGCGGAAAAGAACGCTGTCGTAGCTACCATTCCAGTGCATCGCCAGCCTTATTTTCTGGACGTCGATCCAGCGGGCGACCTGGCGTATGTGGCGAACTCGGGGTCGAACTCGGTTTCGGTGATCGATCTGAAGACGCGCAGGGAGATTGCCGTGGCCGGAACCGGGGAAGGACCGGGCATGGCGCGAATCTCTCCCGATGGCAAATCCCTCATCGTGACGAATCGGCTTGGCAACAGCGTAAGCATCTTCAGTGCGGGCGGGCAGGATATTCCGCGCATTCGTAAAGTCATTGAGGGCTGCCCCGGCGCAACCGACGCCGTAATTTTGCCGGACTCAACCAAGGCTTTCGTGGCCTGTTCAGGCGGGCACCAGATCATGGCCATTGCGCTGGCGCGACCGGCCGAGGCGGGCGCCCCGGCACGAACTGATGCCCTGGAGGCTTTGCTGGACGTAGGTCGCTCGCCGGTGCATCTGGCGTTGAAGCCGGATGGTGGCGAGTTGTTTGTCTCCAATTTCGACTCGGACTCGATTTCCGAAGTCGTAACCGGCACCGATGAGGTCGGCGGGGCTTACCTGATGGGCTCGCACCCGGTGCGAGGCTTGGTGAGCTCGGACAATTCCCTGCTGTACGAGAGCAATTTTCGTTCGCAGGAGATCTCGGTCTACTCGATTGACGACGGCAAGCGCACGGCGTCGATTCATGTCGGCGACGGACCGGATGCGCTGGCGTTTTCCGCGACGGGAAATCTCCTCTTCGCCGTGGACGCGCTGTCTGGCGACGTAGCGGTGATTCGCACCAACAATAGTTCGACGACAGGAACAGGCCTCGTCCCACGATCCGTGTTTACACTGCTACCGACCGGACGAAGTCCGAACGCCATTGCTGAAAAAGCCTTCCGATTGCAGTAG
- the aroF gene encoding 3-deoxy-7-phosphoheptulonate synthase yields the protein MLVVMKAHATPEQVQAVCEHIEQLGFRAHALPGAQRTAIGITGNQGEVDRGNLEFLPGVAEVIRVSKPYKLASRDVKEEDTIIRFPGTDAIIGGGKNVAIVAGPCSIETREQAFTIADQVAASGAQFFRGGAYKPRTSPYAFQGLGLEALEIMAEIRERTGMRIITEAIDNETLELVAEYADVIQIGARNMQNFSLLKKAGKTRKPVLVKRGMSATLDEFLMAAEYVMSEGNYQVILCERGVRTFADHTRNTLDLSIVPAVQRLSHLPILVDPSHGTGKRNKVVPMARAAVAVGADGVMVEVHHEPDKALSDGPQSIYPDQFATMMDELEQIAAVLHRRVPRGIHVGTATA from the coding sequence ATGCTGGTAGTCATGAAAGCGCATGCGACGCCTGAACAAGTGCAGGCAGTTTGCGAACACATTGAACAATTGGGATTTCGCGCACACGCACTGCCCGGAGCACAGCGCACCGCAATCGGCATCACCGGTAACCAGGGCGAAGTGGATCGAGGCAATCTCGAATTCCTGCCCGGCGTAGCCGAGGTCATCCGGGTCTCCAAACCATACAAGCTGGCCAGTCGCGACGTGAAGGAAGAGGATACGATTATCCGTTTCCCGGGCACGGATGCGATCATAGGCGGCGGCAAAAACGTAGCCATCGTGGCCGGTCCCTGCAGCATCGAGACGCGGGAACAGGCCTTTACCATTGCCGACCAGGTGGCAGCCTCAGGAGCGCAGTTCTTCCGCGGAGGCGCATACAAGCCGCGGACCTCGCCGTATGCCTTTCAGGGGCTTGGACTTGAGGCTCTGGAGATCATGGCCGAGATTCGCGAGCGCACCGGAATGCGGATCATCACCGAAGCCATCGACAACGAGACCCTCGAGCTGGTGGCCGAGTACGCGGACGTAATCCAGATCGGCGCGCGCAACATGCAGAACTTCTCGCTGCTCAAGAAAGCCGGGAAAACGCGCAAGCCGGTGCTGGTGAAGCGCGGCATGTCGGCGACACTGGACGAGTTTCTGATGGCCGCAGAGTACGTGATGAGCGAGGGGAACTATCAGGTCATTCTATGCGAGCGCGGAGTGCGCACCTTTGCCGACCACACGCGCAACACCCTCGACCTGAGCATTGTGCCGGCCGTGCAACGGTTGAGCCATCTGCCGATCCTCGTAGACCCGAGCCACGGCACCGGCAAGCGGAACAAGGTCGTTCCTATGGCGCGGGCCGCTGTTGCCGTTGGCGCGGACGGCGTCATGGTCGAAGTCCATCACGAGCCCGACAAGGCGCTCTCGGATGGGCCGCAGTCCATCTATCCCGACCAGTTTGCGACGATGATGGACGAACTCGAGCAGATTGCGGCTGTGCTGCACCGGCGAGTGCCGCGTGGCATCCATGTCGGAACCGCGACCGCGTGA
- a CDS encoding cold-shock protein, whose translation MKEKGIVKWFNGAKGYGFIQRSTGEDVFVHFSAIQADGYRSLNEGEAVEFELQQGPKGLNAIEVTRPA comes from the coding sequence GTGAAGGAAAAAGGCATAGTGAAATGGTTCAACGGCGCAAAGGGATACGGATTCATACAGCGTTCCACGGGCGAGGATGTCTTTGTGCATTTTTCTGCAATCCAGGCAGATGGATATCGTTCGCTGAATGAAGGCGAGGCGGTCGAGTTCGAGTTACAGCAGGGCCCCAAAGGGCTGAATGCAATTGAAGTAACTCGACCGGCATAA
- a CDS encoding helix-turn-helix transcriptional regulator, with the protein MNDVSLSVAAPPHQIALFTNHAHVLVLIAQQPDLRMREIAATVGITERAVQRIVDDLTATGYVTVKKDGRRNRYEILHNSPVQHPIAKHRNIGELVRFVYPQFATQS; encoded by the coding sequence ATGAATGATGTGTCTCTCAGTGTCGCTGCCCCTCCCCACCAGATTGCGCTCTTTACCAATCATGCGCATGTTCTGGTGCTCATCGCCCAACAACCCGATCTCCGAATGCGCGAGATCGCAGCCACCGTCGGAATTACGGAACGAGCGGTACAACGAATTGTCGACGATCTGACCGCAACCGGGTATGTCACCGTCAAGAAAGATGGCCGCCGGAACCGGTACGAGATATTGCACAACAGCCCGGTGCAACATCCAATTGCAAAGCATCGCAATATCGGGGAGTTGGTCCGATTCGTGTATCCGCAATTTGCAACTCAGAGTTAA
- a CDS encoding STAS domain-containing protein, giving the protein MNVSPFLNISSASNSPVVVIAVNCELVRGSEAYVVEKVLPRVKQESVALDLSGVERIDAAGIAALITLYCTSVEAKTDFFVVDPSAHVLELLRIVGLDSILVAVDRRLGAERILVNCAAA; this is encoded by the coding sequence ATGAATGTATCGCCTTTTTTGAATATTTCCTCGGCTTCCAATTCCCCGGTCGTCGTGATTGCTGTGAATTGTGAGTTGGTGCGTGGTTCGGAAGCGTATGTGGTGGAGAAAGTACTGCCGCGTGTGAAGCAGGAATCTGTAGCGCTGGATCTTTCCGGTGTCGAACGAATTGACGCTGCGGGCATCGCCGCGCTGATTACGCTGTATTGCACATCGGTCGAAGCGAAAACGGACTTCTTCGTGGTCGACCCCTCGGCCCACGTGCTGGAACTGCTGCGTATTGTCGGTCTGGACTCGATCCTGGTCGCCGTAGACAGGCGGCTCGGTGCGGAAAGGATTCTGGTGAACTGCGCCGCAGCCTGA
- a CDS encoding YihY/virulence factor BrkB family protein: MSSISTSETEGLAQSPEMTVPQSGESSPARAVDEGPLPIYGFQWQRDGKVLLHYLMDSEVHTFAFSVAANAILSCIPFIVMLYTIANSVFHSHEMMDVIGDFIKYLLPSNQDWVAAHLAAVAPKSGVRALSLLMILVSCTGIFLPLEVALNRSWGVAQSRNYLMNQLIALGLALWMVVLGLTCIFLNAGERTILNMLFFGHVDNFAYRALKESWLALSTAAASILLFFSIYWVLPNRKLPPRPVLRVSIVTGLLWVAAKYVFVALLPKLDLRGLYGPFSVSVGLLLWAYVSGLLLFAGAQFSAMRHNSRKGVSRSQVAHDASGGGFS, translated from the coding sequence ATGTCCTCTATTTCAACATCCGAGACTGAGGGGCTTGCCCAATCCCCGGAAATGACCGTGCCGCAGTCAGGGGAATCGTCCCCTGCCCGGGCCGTCGACGAAGGTCCTCTGCCCATCTACGGCTTCCAATGGCAGCGGGACGGAAAGGTGCTGCTGCACTACCTGATGGATAGCGAGGTGCATACCTTCGCTTTCAGTGTTGCCGCGAATGCGATCCTTTCTTGCATCCCCTTCATCGTGATGCTGTACACGATCGCAAACAGCGTCTTCCATTCCCACGAGATGATGGATGTCATCGGAGATTTCATCAAGTATCTGCTGCCATCCAATCAGGATTGGGTAGCAGCGCACTTGGCTGCGGTCGCTCCGAAATCGGGCGTCCGCGCACTTTCTCTCCTCATGATTCTGGTCTCATGCACCGGCATTTTTCTGCCGCTCGAGGTGGCGCTCAATCGCTCCTGGGGAGTAGCACAGAGCCGTAACTACTTGATGAATCAGCTTATTGCGCTTGGCCTCGCGCTGTGGATGGTGGTTCTCGGCCTGACCTGCATCTTTCTCAATGCAGGCGAACGCACGATTCTGAACATGCTCTTCTTCGGACATGTCGACAACTTCGCCTATCGGGCTCTGAAAGAGTCGTGGCTGGCTCTGTCGACCGCAGCAGCAAGCATTCTGCTTTTCTTTTCGATCTATTGGGTTCTGCCCAATCGCAAGTTGCCACCCCGGCCGGTGCTGCGCGTTTCCATTGTCACAGGCCTGCTTTGGGTGGCGGCCAAGTATGTCTTCGTGGCGCTTTTGCCGAAGCTGGATCTTCGCGGCCTCTACGGGCCGTTTTCCGTCTCCGTCGGACTGCTGCTTTGGGCCTATGTCTCGGGATTGCTGCTGTTTGCCGGTGCGCAATTCAGCGCAATGCGCCATAACAGCCGCAAGGGAGTTTCTCGGAGTCAGGTAGCTCACGACGCTTCTGGCGGTGGCTTTTCCTGA
- a CDS encoding Crp/Fnr family transcriptional regulator — protein sequence MDGLTQIPFDSATFLRTPGVGRTIIQFKPKRALFSQGGVAETVFYIHSGRAKLTVVSKRGKEATVTLLSAGDFVGEEAIAGTGRIRIATASTITLCVVTRIGRDHMLKILHEEHAFSDFFLKFMLARGMRTQADLIDQLFNSSEKRLARTLLLMAEFGRPGEPETLIPAVTQETLAEMIGTTRSRVSYFMNRFRKLGYISYNGRIQVHKALLNVVLHDLLPEQNAMRPTVLEPPLPKARKATRARLV from the coding sequence ATGGATGGGTTAACGCAGATACCATTCGATTCCGCAACATTTCTCCGCACTCCGGGGGTCGGTCGCACAATCATCCAATTCAAGCCGAAACGCGCGCTTTTTTCTCAAGGGGGCGTGGCCGAAACTGTGTTCTATATCCACTCCGGACGCGCAAAGCTTACCGTGGTTTCCAAGCGGGGCAAAGAAGCCACAGTGACCCTGCTTTCTGCCGGTGATTTCGTAGGTGAGGAGGCAATTGCCGGAACCGGGCGGATTCGCATAGCTACGGCCAGCACCATTACTCTTTGCGTGGTCACTAGAATCGGCAGGGACCATATGCTCAAGATCCTGCACGAGGAGCACGCCTTCTCCGACTTCTTTTTGAAGTTCATGCTGGCGCGTGGCATGCGAACGCAGGCCGATCTGATCGATCAGCTCTTCAATTCGAGCGAAAAGCGTCTGGCCCGAACGCTCCTGTTGATGGCTGAATTCGGCAGACCCGGCGAGCCGGAGACGTTGATCCCCGCTGTCACTCAGGAAACGCTGGCCGAAATGATTGGCACAACGCGGTCGCGGGTAAGCTACTTCATGAACCGCTTCCGCAAGCTGGGCTACATTAGTTACAACGGTCGCATTCAGGTGCACAAGGCGCTATTGAATGTCGTTCTGCACGACCTGCTGCCTGAACAGAACGCAATGAGGCCTACAGTTCTCGAACCTCCGCTACCCAAAGCGCGAAAGGCTACAAGAGCGAGGCTGGTCTGA
- the queG gene encoding tRNA epoxyqueuosine(34) reductase QueG, with protein sequence MPPRGSIRNTSFSPDRESFAIAETGRVPSQKAVRELALRAGFTEAAIVSLPYPETGRDAARFAEFLEKGRAGSMAYLARRNESGEPLRSRVDLPFPWARSVVVCMASYHADAPLSTAPAPPEAGWIARYAWSSRRDEKGVVRPSDYHKVLLKRLRELDAALHAAFGEFESRAYVDTGPVVERNVARAAGLGWTGKNTCLIHPKLGSWNFLAVLVTALELPPDEAALTVPDRCGSCRRCLDACPTQALVEPYQMDATRCISYLTIEHRGEIPEDLKAGIGRQIFGCDICQDVCPWNRKAPITLGNPDLAPRPELINPDLTWLADLENADFERLFNGSPIRRAGFLGLRRNIAIAMGNSGLTRWAPWLKRWSLAEAETKSEPKPSRETGDGSAPDPVPNPAQAALREAADWALRRLEVIERQERPEVRA encoded by the coding sequence ATGCCCCCCCGAGGTTCCATTCGTAATACTTCCTTCTCGCCGGATCGCGAATCCTTCGCGATTGCAGAGACTGGTCGAGTGCCCTCGCAAAAGGCCGTCCGCGAACTCGCACTGCGTGCTGGATTCACCGAGGCGGCCATCGTCAGCCTGCCCTACCCCGAAACTGGGCGCGATGCGGCCCGATTCGCCGAATTCCTCGAAAAAGGCCGTGCCGGGAGCATGGCTTACCTTGCCCGGCGCAACGAGAGCGGGGAGCCGTTGCGCAGCCGGGTCGACCTGCCGTTCCCCTGGGCCCGCTCGGTTGTCGTGTGCATGGCCAGCTACCATGCCGATGCACCACTTTCCACCGCGCCTGCGCCGCCGGAAGCCGGCTGGATCGCCCGCTATGCGTGGTCGAGCCGCCGGGATGAAAAAGGGGTAGTTCGGCCCAGCGATTACCACAAAGTCCTGCTCAAACGGCTGCGCGAACTGGACGCCGCGCTGCACGCGGCCTTCGGCGAGTTTGAATCCCGCGCCTATGTGGATACCGGTCCAGTGGTCGAGCGCAATGTTGCCCGCGCTGCGGGCCTCGGCTGGACCGGCAAAAATACCTGCCTGATCCACCCAAAGCTGGGGAGCTGGAATTTTCTGGCGGTTCTCGTGACCGCGCTTGAACTGCCGCCCGATGAAGCGGCGCTCACCGTCCCCGACCGCTGCGGCAGTTGCCGCCGTTGCCTCGACGCCTGTCCTACGCAGGCGCTCGTCGAGCCATATCAGATGGATGCGACTCGCTGCATCTCTTACTTGACCATCGAGCATCGCGGGGAGATTCCCGAAGACCTGAAGGCCGGGATAGGTCGTCAGATCTTCGGCTGCGATATTTGCCAGGATGTCTGCCCATGGAATCGAAAAGCCCCGATTACTCTCGGTAATCCGGACCTCGCTCCTCGCCCGGAACTTATCAATCCGGATCTGACGTGGCTGGCCGACCTTGAGAACGCGGATTTTGAGCGGCTCTTCAACGGGTCGCCAATCCGCCGTGCTGGTTTTCTGGGATTGCGCAGGAACATCGCCATCGCCATGGGAAACAGCGGTCTGACGCGCTGGGCGCCATGGCTGAAGCGCTGGTCGCTCGCCGAAGCCGAAACCAAGTCCGAACCCAAGCCAAGCCGCGAAACCGGCGATGGTTCGGCTCCCGATCCGGTTCCGAATCCGGCTCAAGCCGCCTTACGGGAAGCTGCCGATTGGGCTCTTCGCCGGCTGGAGGTAATCGAGAGACAGGAAAGGCCGGAAGTTAGGGCCTGA
- a CDS encoding glycosyltransferase, translated as MPVSVWLLALGWLWQLVQWVRNSPRLTDLTQLPIEQLVPLPVDLASIPDLTVIVPACNEEDCIEATLRSLLASRGIRLQIIAVDDRSTDRTGAIMERVGIEASQQAAHTLQVVRVRELPHGWLGKPHALAMAAEAAQSDWILFTDGDVLFAPEALALALRNALAEQADHLVLMPHWIVASHGEAAMHGAMHALTTWTFHPWRVADPSARDFIGVGAFNLVRRSTYEALGGFAALRMEVIEDLRFGWKLKRAGYRQRFALGAGLASVRWSHGAWGVVRNLEKNLFALYRYGIGLTLLSCLGLAIQIVFPIVAIWTGGWSRIAAIVLYACVAGIYIVSRKVTRVSAMYVLVYPLAVSLFLFAMLRSMTLALLRGGVVWRGTLYPLKDLRDHAGKMWGQPQ; from the coding sequence TTGCCCGTTTCCGTGTGGCTGCTCGCCCTCGGATGGCTCTGGCAACTCGTTCAGTGGGTCCGCAATTCTCCCCGTCTTACCGATCTCACACAGCTTCCCATCGAGCAACTTGTCCCTCTGCCGGTCGATTTGGCTTCCATCCCCGATCTGACCGTAATCGTTCCCGCCTGCAACGAAGAGGATTGCATCGAGGCCACTCTTCGTTCGCTCCTCGCTTCTCGGGGAATTCGCCTGCAAATCATCGCGGTCGATGATCGCTCCACGGACCGGACCGGCGCAATCATGGAAAGAGTGGGTATTGAGGCGAGTCAGCAAGCCGCTCACACTCTTCAGGTCGTGCGCGTCCGGGAACTTCCGCATGGCTGGCTTGGAAAACCACATGCCCTGGCGATGGCTGCCGAAGCTGCTCAATCGGACTGGATTCTCTTCACCGACGGCGATGTCCTCTTCGCGCCTGAGGCGTTAGCTCTGGCGCTGCGCAATGCGCTCGCGGAGCAGGCCGACCACCTAGTGCTGATGCCCCACTGGATCGTGGCCTCTCATGGAGAAGCGGCGATGCACGGAGCCATGCACGCGCTTACTACGTGGACGTTTCACCCCTGGCGCGTTGCTGATCCAAGTGCGCGTGATTTTATCGGCGTGGGAGCTTTCAACCTTGTCCGGCGAAGCACGTATGAGGCGCTTGGCGGTTTCGCTGCGCTGCGCATGGAGGTAATCGAAGACCTGAGATTTGGCTGGAAACTCAAGCGGGCCGGGTATCGCCAGAGATTCGCGCTTGGAGCGGGGCTCGCTTCCGTCCGCTGGTCGCACGGAGCCTGGGGCGTCGTCCGAAACCTCGAAAAAAACCTCTTCGCCCTGTATCGCTACGGGATCGGACTGACGCTGCTATCGTGTCTTGGACTCGCCATTCAGATTGTCTTCCCAATCGTCGCAATCTGGACTGGGGGTTGGTCGCGTATAGCAGCCATCGTTCTCTACGCTTGCGTCGCCGGAATCTACATCGTTAGCCGCAAGGTCACACGCGTTTCGGCAATGTATGTGCTCGTGTATCCGTTGGCTGTGAGCCTGTTTCTGTTCGCCATGCTGCGCTCGATGACACTTGCTCTCCTGCGCGGTGGAGTCGTGTGGCGAGGAACTCTTTATCCACTCAAAGATCTTCGCGATCACGCCGGGAAAATGTGGGGACAGCCGCAGTGA
- a CDS encoding VWA domain-containing protein, whose protein sequence is MTTLSKTHLAALLFLPVSLGVAFAAAPQASSPAQTSAQTPTQTSATPSTTLKVQVNEVILPVTVRDKKGQVVPNLKQEDFTLTEDSHPQTIKSFSHETNLPFRLGLLVDTSRSQQNALPDERTATGKFIDQMLSQPADKAFLLHFDHEVELLQDFTASKSKLHHELDDMSSSNSSGGDDGQSSGQSGSGDNGRGGSSRRRGGTQMYDAIYLASNELMLKEHGRKAVILLSDGVDRGSKESLNDAIDAAEKANLTVYTVYFKGEEEHDGSGFPGSGRRGGMGGGYPGGGGYPGGGGYPGGRGGQRPGSSEPKVDGKKILEQISTRTGGLFFEAKKKDSFDEIYAQIGEELHGQYLLTYTPDKPASSDDSDGFHKISLKAKDDKLQVITREGYYSQN, encoded by the coding sequence ATGACTACGCTTTCAAAGACGCATCTTGCCGCCCTGCTTTTCCTGCCCGTCTCGCTCGGTGTAGCGTTCGCGGCTGCTCCGCAAGCGTCCAGCCCGGCCCAGACGTCAGCCCAAACTCCGACCCAGACCTCGGCGACGCCATCTACGACATTGAAGGTCCAGGTCAACGAGGTCATCCTGCCAGTGACCGTCCGGGACAAGAAGGGCCAGGTCGTGCCTAATCTGAAACAGGAAGATTTCACCCTCACGGAAGATAGCCACCCGCAGACGATCAAGAGTTTTTCTCACGAGACGAACTTGCCTTTCCGTCTTGGTTTGCTGGTCGACACCAGCCGCAGCCAGCAAAACGCACTGCCCGACGAGCGCACGGCGACCGGAAAATTCATCGATCAGATGCTTTCCCAGCCGGCCGACAAGGCGTTTCTTCTCCATTTCGATCACGAAGTTGAGCTGCTTCAGGACTTCACCGCCTCTAAATCCAAGCTGCATCACGAACTCGACGATATGAGTAGCTCAAACTCCTCGGGCGGGGACGACGGCCAAAGCAGTGGCCAGAGCGGCAGCGGAGACAACGGCAGAGGCGGAAGCAGCCGGAGGCGCGGCGGTACGCAGATGTACGACGCCATCTATCTGGCATCCAACGAGTTAATGCTCAAGGAGCATGGCCGCAAAGCAGTCATCCTGCTTTCAGACGGCGTTGACCGCGGCAGCAAGGAATCGCTGAACGACGCCATTGACGCTGCGGAAAAGGCGAACCTCACCGTGTACACCGTTTACTTCAAGGGGGAAGAGGAACACGACGGCAGCGGATTTCCCGGCTCGGGAAGACGCGGCGGCATGGGCGGGGGATATCCAGGCGGTGGCGGCTACCCGGGCGGCGGAGGTTATCCAGGTGGGCGGGGTGGACAGAGGCCGGGGTCAAGCGAGCCCAAGGTCGACGGCAAGAAGATCCTGGAGCAAATCTCAACCCGAACAGGCGGCCTGTTTTTCGAAGCTAAGAAGAAAGACAGCTTCGATGAGATCTACGCCCAGATCGGCGAAGAGTTGCACGGCCAATACCTGCTCACCTACACACCGGATAAGCCTGCGAGCAGCGACGATTCCGACGGATTTCACAAAATCTCATTGAAGGCGAAGGATGACAAGCTGCAGGTGATCACCCGCGAAGGGTATTACTCGCAGAACTAG
- a CDS encoding cupin domain-containing protein, translating to MSDTKIPLVPSVNGGFDLQALAKTLPESADTMLLDLRLTDEPAASARLFRIYTHVPAHYHKGCDEYLVVVSGRAKFIVGDAEPVVLLPGQMQFFRRGVVHGFPEIVEHPFVIFSVDAPRREPSDVHFVDVNAGTPESFIRTIPAR from the coding sequence ATGTCCGATACAAAAATTCCCCTAGTGCCGAGCGTAAACGGCGGTTTCGACTTGCAGGCCCTTGCCAAAACCCTGCCAGAAAGCGCCGATACGATGTTGCTGGATCTGCGTCTTACGGACGAACCGGCTGCGAGCGCGCGGCTTTTTCGCATCTACACCCATGTTCCGGCTCACTACCATAAGGGCTGTGACGAATATCTGGTAGTAGTCAGCGGACGGGCGAAGTTTATCGTGGGCGATGCAGAGCCGGTCGTGCTGTTACCGGGGCAGATGCAGTTCTTCCGTCGCGGCGTCGTGCACGGCTTCCCTGAAATTGTCGAACACCCCTTCGTTATCTTTTCCGTGGATGCTCCCAGACGGGAGCCGTCGGACGTGCACTTCGTCGATGTCAACGCAGGCACGCCGGAGAGCTTCATCCGGACGATTCCGGCACGATAA